From Xanthomonas citri pv. mangiferaeindicae:
CCAGGGCAACCGCAATGCCCGCATCTTCTGCCGCAGTTTCCACGCCGAACTGGTGGCCGTGGCGGGGCAGTACAAGGTGCTGGAAGATATTCCGCGCGAGCTCCACGGCAAGGCCGTCCAGGTCTGGCTGGAGCATGAAGAACTCAAGATCGCCGCACTCGAGTGACGGCGGCACACCCAGGAGACGTGTTTTGGCTGAAATCATCGTAGTCACATCGGGCAAGGGCGGGGTCGGCAAGACCACCACCAGCGCCAGCATCGCCAGCGGGCTGGCCCGGCAGGGCAAGCGCACCGCGGTCGTCGACTTCGACGTCGGCCTGCGCAACCTCGACCTGATCATGGGCTGCGAGCGCCGCGTGGTGTACGACCTGGTCAACGTCGTCCAGGGCGAGGCCTCGCTCAAGCAGGCGCTGATCAAGGACAAGCGTTTCGACAACCTCTATGTGCTCGCCGCCTCGCAGACCCGCGACAAGGACGCGCTGACCAAGGAGGGCGTGGAGCGGGTGCTCAAGGAACTCGCCGACGACGGCTTCGACTTCGTGATCTGCGACTCGCCGGCCGGTATCGAGAAAGGCGCGTTTCTAGCGATGTACTTCGCCGACCGCGCGATCGTGGTGGTCAATCCCGAGGTCTCCTCGGTGCGCGACTCCGACCGCGTCATCGGCCTGCTGCAGTCCAAGACCCGCCGCGCCGAGTCGGGCGAGCGCGTGCAGGAACACCTGCTGCTGACCCGTTACAGCCCGGTCCGCGTGGAAAGCGGCGAGATGCTGTCGATCGCCGACGTCGAAGAGGTGCTGGGGCTCAAGACCATCGGCGTGATCCCCGAATCGGGCGACGTGCTCAATGCGTCCAACAAGGGTGAGCCGGTGATCCTCGACGCCCAGTCGATCGCCGGCCAGGCCTACGACGATGCGGTCGCGCGACTGCTCGGCCAGGAGCGTCCGCTGCGCTTCACCACCACGGAGAAGAAGGGCTTCTTCAGCAAGCTGTTCGGAGGTTGATGATGGCCCTGTTCGATTTCCTCAAGCCCAAGAAGAACACCGCGACGATTGCCAAGGACCGCTTGCGCATCATCGTGGCCCAGGAGCGGACCAGCCGCAACGCCCCCGACTATCTGCCGCTGCTGCAGCGCGAATTGCTCGAAGTGATCCGCAAGTACGTCAGCATCGATGTCGATGCGGTCAAGGTGGACCTGGTCAAGGACGGCGACAACGACGTGCTCGACATCTCGGTCGCCCTGCCCGACGAGCGCATCACCCCGGCCTGAGCCGACGTGCCCTCGCCCTCCAGCATTTCGGCGACATCCACTGTGCCGCCGCATGCGGTCGCCGCGCCCGTGCTGTGCCTGGCCGACATCGGCTTCGAGGCGCCGACGGCGCTGTTGCGGCGCTACGGGCTGCAGTTGCATCGCATCGCCCCGGGGCTGCCGATTCCCGGCAGTTACTGGGGCGAGAGCGAGGCCGGCATCATCGGCTGCGACGTGCATGCGCGCGACGACACGCCGGTGCATTCGCTGTTGCACGAGGCCTGCCATCTGATCGTGCTGCCGCCCGAGCGCCGGGCGGCGGTGCACACCGACGCCACCGACTCGGTCGAGGAGGAGGACGCGACCTGCTATCTGCAGATCGTGCTCGCGCAGGCGCTGCCGGGCGTGGGCAGCGCGCGCCTGATGGCCGACATGGATGCCTGGGGTTACACCTTCCGGCTGGGCTCGGCGCAGGCCTGGTTCGAGCACGATGCCGAAGATGCGCGTGCGTGGCTGATCGCGCGCAGCCTGTTGCCGGCGCCCGTTTCCGACTGAATACGGGCGTGGGTGCGGTACCGCATCGCCTCGTCGCTGGACGCCGCCCCCAGCCACCGGCCGCAGGCCCTCACTTGCGGCGCTGCAACCGGCGCACTAGCCTCCCGGTTCCTTCTGTACACCGGATGTCGCCGTGACCCATCGCCACGCCCTGCTCGCCCTCGCGGTCGCCGCGAGCCTGACGCTCGCCGGCTGCAACCGCTCGGCCTCGCCCGATGCCACGACGCCGGCCGCATCCACGGCGCCCGAGGGCGAGACGGCCGACCAGTTCATCGCGCGCGTGAACGACGAGATGCGCACACTGATGCCCGAACTGACCGCCTCGCAGTGGCTGTCGGCGACCTATATCAACGACGACAGCCAGTTGCTGGCGGCCAAGTACAACGAGCGCTACCTCGCCCAGCTCAACAGCTGGATCGAACAATCGCGCAAGTTCGAAGGCCAGCAGATGTCGCCCGAGACCGCCCGCGCCATCAACCTGCTCAAGCTTGGCGCTTCGATGCCGCCGCCGCGCAATCCCCAACACCTGGCCGAACTGACCAAGATCGCCTCGAAGATGGAAGGCACCTACGGCGCCGGCCAGTACTGCACCGGCGAAGGCGAGGCGCGCAGCTGCCGCCAGCTCGGTCAGCTCGAGGACGTGCTGCGCAGCAGCCGCGACTACGACGCGCAGCTCGACGCCTGGCAGGGCTGGCACACGATCGCCCAGCCGATGCGCGGCGATTACACGCGCTTCGTCGAGCTGGTCAACGAAGGCGCGCGCGACCTGGGCTTTGCCGATGCCGGCGAGGCCTGGCGCTCGGGCTACGACATGCCGCCGGCCGAACTGGCCGCCGAGACCGATCGCCTGTGGGGCCAGGTCAAGCCGCTGTACGAACAGCTGCACTGCTACGCGCGCGGGCGGCTGGAAGCGCGCTATCCCGGTCGCGGCACGGTCGAGGGCGGGCTGCTGCCCGCCCACCTGATGGGCAACATGTGGCAGCAGGACTGGAGCAACCTGTGGGACGTGCTGCAGCCCTACCCCAACGCCGGCGACCTCGACATCACCGGCGCGTTGGAGAAGAACTACCAGGTGCTGCTCAACGAGCGGATGGTCAAGGAGAACGCGCTGATCGATTCCGACCGTCGCGCCGACATCGCCCACGCCGCGCAGACCGACAACGCCAAACGCATGAACGAGCGCGCGCAGGACTTCTACGTCTCGCTCGGCATGCCCAAGCTGCCCGACAGCTACTGGGCCAAGACGCAGTTCATCAAACCGCGCGACCGCGACGTGGTCTGCCACGCCAGCGCCTGGGACATGGGCGGCAAGATCGACGGCCAGCCGGACGTGCGCACCAAGATGTGCACCAAGCCGAACGAGGAAGACTTCACGACGATCTACCACGAGCTCGGCCACGTCTATTACTACCTCGCCTACAACGGCCGACCGCCGCTGTTCCAGAGCGGCGCGCACGACGGCTTCCACGAAGCGATCGGCGACACGATCGTGCTGGCGATGACGCCCAAGTATCTGCAGTCGATCGGCCTGGTCGGCGAGCAGCAGCAGTCGCAGGAATCGCTGGTCAATTCGCAGATGCGCATGGCGCTGGCGAAGGTGTCGTTCCTGCCGTTCGGGCTGATGATCGACCGCTGGCGCTGGGGCGTGTTCGACGGTTCGATCACGCCGGACAACTACAACGCCGCATGGTGGTCGCTCAAGGCGCAGTACCAGGGCGTGGCACCGGCGACGCCGCGCGGCGAGGCGTTCTTCGATGCCGGCGCCAAGTACCACGTGCCGGGCAACACGCCCTACACGCGCTACTTCCTCTCGCACGTGCTGCAGTTCCAGTTCTACAAGGCGCTGTGCGATGCGTCGGGTCACACCGGTCCGCTGTACGAGTGCAGTTTCTACGGCAACAAGGCGGCCGGCGAGAAGTTCTGGGCGATGCTCGAGAAGGGCAACAGCCAGCCCTGGCAGCAGACGCTCAAGGAACTGACCGGCGGCGAGACGATGGACGCTGCACCGGTGCTCGAGTATTTCGCTCCGTTGCAGACTTGGCTCCAGCAGCAGAACGAAGGCCGCAACTGCGGCTGGAGCGCACCAGCCGCCGCGCAGTCGCCAGCGCCGGCCGCGACGCCTGTACGGGGCTAAGCGGCCTACACCGGCGACGTTGCGCCTAGCCGAAGCCTGGTGGCAGACGCCGCGACAGCGGACTGACGGCCGGTGGCCGCGTCGAGCGCGCCATGGGTGAGCCCGCTCTGTCTGCGCGGCATGCCGCGCGAGCGTGCGAACGCCCGGCGCGCTGCGCCGGGCCGGACCGATCCGCGACGCGGAGCGGCGCGCGCCCGAGTCAGGACAGGATGTCCTGCCGAGGGAAGAGCGGCTTCCGGCTGGCAGGCCGCTGCCTCTACGAAGTGGAACTCATATCCCGCGCTTATCAAAAGCGTCAGGACATATCTCTCTCCGCTGCTCGACCGTGAAAGCCCGCTACAGCGGTTCGGTCGGTATCGGGGCAGCCTCGTGCGCGGGGGTCGAGGGCGGCGCACCACGCGCCAGTTCGGCGCGCCAGAACAGCCAGCCCAGCAGCATGAAGCCGGCCGAAGTGATGGCCAGCGCGCGTGGATGCGGGCTGACCAACGGCGAGAGCACGCCCGCGGCAACCGCGTTGAGCACCAGGCCGACGAAGGCCTGCAGCGACGATGCCGAGCCACGCTGCCGCGGATACATGTCCAGCACGGCGAGCGTGAGGATCGGGAACACGAGCGCGATGCCGAACGAGTTGAGCATCATCGGCAGCACCGCCCACGGCACTGCCGGCTGATCGACCAGCAAGTTGTAGCCAAGGTTCGCGACCATCGCCACGCCGCTGCAGGCAAAGCCGATGTTCGCCAATCGCGGCCCGCTGATCCGCC
This genomic window contains:
- a CDS encoding septum site-determining protein MinD, coding for MAEIIVVTSGKGGVGKTTTSASIASGLARQGKRTAVVDFDVGLRNLDLIMGCERRVVYDLVNVVQGEASLKQALIKDKRFDNLYVLAASQTRDKDALTKEGVERVLKELADDGFDFVICDSPAGIEKGAFLAMYFADRAIVVVNPEVSSVRDSDRVIGLLQSKTRRAESGERVQEHLLLTRYSPVRVESGEMLSIADVEEVLGLKTIGVIPESGDVLNASNKGEPVILDAQSIAGQAYDDAVARLLGQERPLRFTTTEKKGFFSKLFGG
- a CDS encoding cell division topological specificity factor MinE; the encoded protein is MALFDFLKPKKNTATIAKDRLRIIVAQERTSRNAPDYLPLLQRELLEVIRKYVSIDVDAVKVDLVKDGDNDVLDISVALPDERITPA
- a CDS encoding peptidase M20, with translation MTHRHALLALAVAASLTLAGCNRSASPDATTPAASTAPEGETADQFIARVNDEMRTLMPELTASQWLSATYINDDSQLLAAKYNERYLAQLNSWIEQSRKFEGQQMSPETARAINLLKLGASMPPPRNPQHLAELTKIASKMEGTYGAGQYCTGEGEARSCRQLGQLEDVLRSSRDYDAQLDAWQGWHTIAQPMRGDYTRFVELVNEGARDLGFADAGEAWRSGYDMPPAELAAETDRLWGQVKPLYEQLHCYARGRLEARYPGRGTVEGGLLPAHLMGNMWQQDWSNLWDVLQPYPNAGDLDITGALEKNYQVLLNERMVKENALIDSDRRADIAHAAQTDNAKRMNERAQDFYVSLGMPKLPDSYWAKTQFIKPRDRDVVCHASAWDMGGKIDGQPDVRTKMCTKPNEEDFTTIYHELGHVYYYLAYNGRPPLFQSGAHDGFHEAIGDTIVLAMTPKYLQSIGLVGEQQQSQESLVNSQMRMALAKVSFLPFGLMIDRWRWGVFDGSITPDNYNAAWWSLKAQYQGVAPATPRGEAFFDAGAKYHVPGNTPYTRYFLSHVLQFQFYKALCDASGHTGPLYECSFYGNKAAGEKFWAMLEKGNSQPWQQTLKELTGGETMDAAPVLEYFAPLQTWLQQQNEGRNCGWSAPAAAQSPAPAATPVRG